aGACAACTGGCGGAGACAGAGGAAtacacaccctgtttattttctttatttgacaaaaactcaaagatttgttgttattgtgaatgtacacaaattaaagaagacccttcacggtttcaaatgatgtgaaacacataagtgtatgattattaactctttcgccgccagcgtttttttaaaaagttgccagccagcgtttttcatgattttcataaaagtttaatgccttccagaaaatgttctactttaaatatatgaacatacaatataccaattgaaagaacagaccctctactttcaaaaaaaaaaaaaaaacgtttcatcctaccttgagtagttcttttgtaatcagcttttgaatatgagtaggtttctgcaaaaacaccacattttaagcaaaaagcagagataattcaatttttgtgactgacttttcatagagatcccattcaaagcgatctttaaaacagacacggacatgcagcagcttgccatagggcaatacttccgggtttaaaaagttgcagaagggcaccgcctggtggataatagtgaaattgcggaaagccggaaattctcgtcattggcagggaagcgttttctcttgattgacgagatatctcgtcaatggcgtcAAAAGTGTTAATGATGGAGtcttttaagttgattctgctttGACGAGGAATAAACAAGTCACAATACAGAACCACGTTTTTGGAGCCCAGAGtgttaaaggcaggataggcaggaattatctaaaaacttttttttacaaatttgtttaaactgtctttatatacaaatacataattaaaatgtaagtactctgaaaaagagagtataaaactcaagtttctgtagacctctcacgactgttttaacactctggggtcggctgcggcgcgggcgcgggcgccgccaactctttatttttcaatcactccgtaaagagacttagataactctgctgattttggacatacagatatgatttatacatcatttaaaacgttaaagtgtctagttttttttttctgtccactcccaataaaaacagaatgttgtgcttttcgcaaaattaagaaaataaacatgatgcgtgttttgttctctctccctcagtgaagtcattTCAGAAACGTGTCAGAaaattaaccctctggggtctaaggggtttttagggccctggggaagttttgacatgcactgacatttgtgcttttttcagttgcttaaaaacatattaatggcaaaagtctcataacactgcgttcagcacaaactgggctacaatatcatataatcaacatgtatgtacatgtttgtatttttgagagaaaaatgtttatgcgtggtttttgaaaaaccaaaaattttaagtcaatgatataagtccacaaaactaattctaaacatgttttcccaagacttttcaaaacaggatctagcagtctagagttttttcttcaaaatgatgtgaaaatcattcggcctactcattcacataaagcaagatattgatttacaatttctaagacacttttgcttgggaaaggctgtatgcgtggaggcgggaagctcctgaataatcagtgattgacagctgagagacaaaagggttgcataatgagccccatgagccttgtggggatgttcaacaggaatgtaactttctctgtagtaaaaccatgatggtttacttttcaatttaaatgtaaatacacacactatatatatatatatatatatatatataatatatatatatatatatatatatatatatatatatatatatatatataattacattaatttcacatgtaggctataagttaccttttaaaaaccatagtagcctaatcaaagtgaacacagggtttgtgtgcagcaaaaagctcaaaataacaactgcctatcgttgtttggactcttagttgtgtttttgtaatcattgtATCATTATaatagaaacacaacaagggacaagcatgataaacttgcacgataaacttgctcaatgtttgtttacagccgccgccattacctcacgtgttgctcatgaaagcagtcggcttgttcgacttcatgcggcgctgcaaagatcgacagccgggtgacgtcaaactaccacgagagtgatccgcgaaatcatatggaagagtttgcttttaaatcgctctcgcgaaaCTCTGACGTCATTCGGctgccggttcttgtggcgccgcattaagtcgaacaagcctattaacttatgtgtgcacatgcgaatgatcctgtgtttaataaacgtgctgtgcggagatatatgcttagacgcaactaaataaggattgtactgttttcaatcgcgtattttataagaataccaaaaaccgcgtcgagtttcctgactcgtgtgtttgtttatgtgtgttcccctcgcgtgaaatgtttgacgaaagaacaatgaaaacactcgcgtctggagatactgacacatacgcaagtaaataaggatttagatgtcatgttttggtgcaatcggatgaaacaacaaggaatggagagactgggttgtggactggattgcgtatccattgactgcaggaggcacaagttatgcatatggatgtctctgctcattcacttcaatggcgcgggggcgtggcgatctcttctcattacagataatcaggAAACATTAGAAAGACGGTCcctctcctacttctcatacagtttacaccgaatgacgaTATATGTTTAtgatctcacttacatcatttaaaagctgacattccaagcattatgtagacatttatcttttgttaatcaatatcttgctttatgtgaacGAGTAGtccgaatgattttcacatcattttaaagaaaaaactctagacttctagatcctgttttgaaaagtcttgggaaaacatgtttagaatgagttttgtggacttatatcagtgacttaaaattgttgctttttcaaaaaccacgcataaacatttttctctcaaaaatacaaacatgtacatatttGGAAGGGGTCAAATGCAGATAAAACCTTCTAAttctaaaacaacacttttcgcttagaattataaggttctatctgccaaaacattatttaaacattaaatattaaattaatgttGTAACAATTTTTCAACATGTGTTAGAAAgcaacattttaatcctttctatgacattttatatttttagcacttttatctctaaaagtctgattttacatTGCTCATTTACAACATTGCTACTTCCTTCTACTGTCTCAGTTTCTCTCCCATTCTCTgatgatgtttttttatattttctttgccCTCTTTCTCGTTCTCCTACTGTTGTTTCTAGCATTACTTTCCCCCCTCCTGGATATGCAAGGTTCATTacaaaaatggacaaaacatttttagcatgttataccattgagcagctacaggctaaaatcattttaatactgaGGTAACTGCTTTAATGATCTTTCACATGTTTCCATTTGGACATAACGATCATAACTTACTGTAACAGCACAATTTTGGGTAGGATAGGCTAGAtagttttttctgtattttttatcttaGTGCTTGCTTCTTAATATCAGGAACTATGAAGCTAGCACTGCTAGCAAGacctaaaacaaaacaaaaaagaccctactgaaaaatccaccaaagaccagcataaactggtaattggtttaagctggtttaaggtggcaatagctggtcttagctggtccaACCAGCCtagcaaagctggtcaagctggtgggtcagctggtcttccagcatgaccagataagtccagctagaacaacttaaaaagtgaccaaaacacagctagaccagcttaaaaactgactaaaacacagctagaacagcttgctacaccagcaataccagctaaaaccaagctggaagaccagcttaaaccaactcaccagcttaagctggattTTACAGTAGGGTGAACTTGCCTGGAATtcggcggtttcccggacagggattaaactagtcctagactaaaataaatgtaagagctgtcaaaactgaaaacaacttgcacagacatatcttaaaatacatcagtgacctttgttttgcctcTAAATGTGTCAGGATACGTAGAACAGATAAGAGGATGCAGACGCAAGTTactaaaaacatatatttattttcaaataacaCTAAGTGAATGAAACAAACAAGCAGTTAGACAAGAACGTATACAAAAACACTAGGGACTCAATGACAATGCTAACACATCAAATCAGACGACAGGCATATTTATACAGACTAAAACAGGTGTTGATGATGATAGTAATGAATGACATGTCCAGGTGACAACAATCAAAgtaacaaaacacacacaaaagcaGATCACGGTGATTAACCGTGACATAACCTCCCCCCTAaggagtggctaccagacactccaCCTCAGGGAAAACTCAAGTCTAGGTGGGTGGATCTGGGGGAGGGACGGAGGGTCAAGAAACCAGGGCGGAGCTGGTAGATCAGGTGGCCAGGACGGATCCGACATAACAGGACCGGCCATCTTGATCCAGGCAGAGCCTTCGTCCGACGATTCGACCGTCTCGGGAACCCACTCAGAAGATTCGACCGTCTCGGGAACCCACTCAGAAGATTCGACCGTCTCGGGAACCCACTCAGAAGATTCGACCGTCTCGGGAACTGACTCAGAAGATTCGACCGTCTCGGGAACCGACTCAGAAGATTCGACCCTCACGGGAACAGGCTCATGTATGGCAGCAACCACCCTGGGGAGTGAATCGAGCGTGGCAGCGGCCAATTTGAGAACTGGAGCGAGCATGAAAGCGGTCATCCCAAGAACTAAATCAGGCCTAGCAGAGGCCATCCTGTGCCAGGCAAGGAGTTCAGAGTGTTCGCGCTCAGTCAGGTCGTAAGGGAAATGAGGTACCACAGCCTGCGGAGCTTGGTGCTCACTACTCCCTCCCCAAAAAATACTAGGAGGAGACCCACTCCTTGACTCCATGCCCAGCGTTGTGTAACTTGCTGCATCCAGTAGTGGTGTTAGCATTCTGTCAGGATACGTAGAACAGATAAGAGGATGCAGACGCAAGTTactaaaaacatatatttattttcaaataacaCTAAGTGAATGAAACAAACAGGCAGGCAGTTAGACAAGAACGTATACAAAAACACTAGGGACTCAATGACAATGCTAACACATCAGATCAGACAACAGACAGGCATATATATACAGACTAAAGCAGGTGTTGATGAAGATGGTAATTAATGACATGTCCAGGTGACAACAATCAAAgtaacaaaacacacacaaaagcaGATCACGGTGATTAATCGtgacaaaatgcacacaagtaatgtttttagtaaggcatgtttgttaaaactatttCCCAGTgaaactaaggtctagttctggcttaaactaatccctgtctgatAAACTACCCCATAAAGTCCATCCTGATTGGTTCTCTTCTGTTCATTCAAAGTGCTGATTAGCTCAcgtagatagaaccttatagagCCAAGTTAGAGTTCGATTTTGTAGATAGAAACTTTTTGTTCTTTTAATAAAACATCCCAAAATGtacataactttaaaaaaaacatcacattacgtaaataagttgtcacagaataagaatatttgaataattcaattttgacaaaaatgtcagtTAGAgccttataattccaaggggacaACATGCGCAcaccgattgatttgaacgtgcacgaggcactctaggaagagcaaaagtatggcagagaaagtgcattcagaacctgcatatccagtcagcgaaggcaaacaaggcaaacaaatgaataaacgaAGCGATCAAACTAGAGTAAATATCGTGTgccttttcctcgagtcgacgatgcggtATTGGTATTGTCTCCgtagtgtagtcctcatcagagtcaacaatgctttcatcaaggaaactcttccatgcaaaacgctggcttaatagtgagtactaaaagccatcctatttgtttatattcatagtgataaagttaattgtattattacatgtgattctgacatgatgttactacatgcaccgcgctccttcctctccgctcgtctgaGGTAAATGATGCTTCTCCCAGCATAGCCGGtgtcgcgcgttcatgtgttttgggggcgtggctttagaagaaacccagaaggaagggggtggagtgaatggaaaaatgagctgtgtttaaaacagtggtgagacgtatacagacactcgatttccATACTCTCCTTCTCAGAGTACTTACAtgttacttatgtattggtgtataaagaaagtttaaaaaaaatttgtaaaaaagttttttagataattcctgcctatcctgccgtTAACATGCAGCCATTAATACATCAATATTATCTAATGTTTTTCTCACAGGTGTTCTGCTGTATGAGACTTTGGCATGGGAAGTGAGAATGCCATCAGAAATTCATGGCCTTAAAGGTTCCTGTCTGGTTATACCGTGCTCTTACTCTTACACTTCAAACCCACCAAATAACCCACATAGAGTTGTGTGGTATCAGTGGGTCTCTCGTGGCTACCCTTTAGTTTATGATCCCTGGTATACAGACTATGTCATTTACAAGTTTAGAGGAAAAACTGATATATATAACCCTACAAACTCAGATCGGGATTGTAGTCTGCTGATCAAAAGCGTGAATCCATCTCACAATGGAGATAAAATATATGCATGGATTGACCCAGATACTATTGGATGGCGCACCTATAAGTTTTATGATGTCACCTCAACAATTATTGTTTACAGTGCGTAAATATTTCACATGTTCTTTTAATGTTACATTGTTGGTTTGAAAGTGTCATTACAGCTGTATCATCAGTTGCCTAACTGTAACATTTTTCACTACTGTAGCAAATCCACAGCAGCCCATCATTAATATTTCTGGAGGTTTAAAGATCGGTGACAGCATTACAGTAGCGTGTTACACCTTACATACCTGTCCATACAGCAAACCAAACATCATTCTGAACGGTATTGAAGGATCTGATAAAATAGATGATGTCCGAATGGAAAATGGTCGATGGAAAATCACTCTGACACGCACCGGTGTTGTGAAGGCTGAACGCTCAGATATTGAGTGTACTGTAACACATCATGGAGGCATAACAACAAGAGCTACAAAATCACAAAGTGCaaaatgtaagtaaaaaaaatatgcatttaaaagcaTACATCTATACTTTCCTCTGTTTTATCTGTGTGTTACAGTCAGTTTCACAATGAATTTAAGGACATTGAACATTTAACTATTTGTAAAAATTAATGAAAGcaaatttttaatacatttaaatgtagttttcaaTCATGTTTCATGTTTGTGTCAACTGCTTATAATTAAATTGCAGGTGTCCATTATAATATAACCATTGAGCCTAAACTGGCAGCAGATATCATAGAGGGTGTTTATATGAACTTCACTTGTACCGTCCACCATTCCTGCCTGAAGAATCCTCCGATCCTTTCCTggaattttgaaaatatgtcagtcaaaaatgaaaagaaactTACAGGGTTTGAATTGGTCACCTTTTCCACCATAACCTTTTTGGGGGAAAAGAAAGATGATGGGAAGAAATTAATCTGCACTGCAAATATTTCTGGACAGAAAATTACAGCATCTGTTGACTTACATCTACAACGTGAGTGATTTCAAGACATCATACATGATGTGTGCAATTCCTCTGTTTCTTTTCATTTATAGATTTTTGTCTGCAGATTCTTTTACAAAGTCTCTAAAATCAGTGCCTCCAGTCCAGAATAAATGTACTTGTTTCACATTTGTCCTGTAGCTCTTTACATGATATATACATCATAATGACCGATAAATTACTTCTTCCTTTAACCTACTTTAATGTGTGCGATTTCTCTGTGTCTTATCATTTATAGATTTTTGTCTGCAGATTATTTTACAGAGTCTCCAAAACCAATGACCACAGTCCAgaataaatgtatgtgtttcaCATTTGTCCTGTAGCTGTTTATATGATATATACATCATAATGACCAATAAATTACTTCTTCCTTTAACTACCTTTAGTGTGTGCAATTCCTCTGTGTCTTTTCACTTATAGATTTTTGTCTGCAGATTCTTTTACAGAGTCTCCAAAACCAATGACTCCAGtcctgtcatgattctgccctcTTGTCCTTGTTTTAGTATTAGTCAtgaggcaggatcatgacaggccaatgttttgtgtgaaagCACTGGCCTTGTTTATTTAAGCCATGTGCTTTCTGTCTCGTCTCCTggccccgcccccttgtttcctcattaattatcccattattgtttgattcatgtcacctgttcccctttGATTTGCTTCCTTATTTAAtacccttgtgtttgctgtcctggGCACGTTCGTTTTGTATCCAGTGTTGATATGGTGCCTTGTCTTGCCTTACCTGTGAATACTTTGTTTAGTTAAGTTTGCCATTGTATATTTAGTGTGTAGTCCAGTCCAGTCTAGCCTTGTTCTTTGTTTAGTGTTTCAAGTCTTAGTATATTTTCCTGTTtatgttttgccccctcgtgggttttgtttttcttgttttgtttaaataaagtgtCAGAGTTTATTCATCTGTCTGCGATTGGGTTCATCCATACCAAGTCCTCACAAGTCCAAGATAatatatgtatgtttgtgtatttaacaTTTGTCTTGTAGCTATTTACATGATATATACATCATAATGACCAATAAAtgacttccttctttcacttCCTGTAGCTGTTTCCCAGAATCAACCCGATGTGATGACCTTTGACATCATGACAATTGGGCTTTACATTCTAGCCCCTTCATTTGTCTTTCTtctcatttgcatatttgctGGAGTCATCGTATACAAGAAGTGTAACAGGTACATGTGTGTTACATCAGGGTTATACTTAGGTCAGAATTAAATATGCATATATTGACATGTAGTAGTTGTATTGAGCAAGTATAGCTTTTCATACATATAACACTGTCAATATTATGTATAGGTCTTCACCTGGAAATCCACAAGAATCAAAGCCTGAACAAAGGTACACTATGcatttttaattgtaatgtgtAACCATATGTTAATGTAATATGTTAAccaacttgtgtgtgtgtgtgtgtgtgtgtgtgtatttatgtatatatgccgtaacgtgcaataaaccaataagagtctcagctttcatcccctttaaaaaccagttgcgctggcgctatgtctaatccctatttagatgacagactttgtaaacggaaaaactaagcagaggaacAAGACCCCcaatttaagattaatgttaaataattgtgttgttttcacttgtattgaaattgttatttttttattaaaacctttaaaactcgttttcttttagtcatggaagtagaaatagcaggcttttaattgctgtaaatgtattaatatcctacataatcattgtaatctcataaaatattttgcaaatatgcaagaaaaggttggtactctaaaaatacaaacaagagataaagaatttacaaacgtgcagagagccgttttagcactcggacagcggcatgttttttaaagcattacttaaagatgtttctcatctcaccatatccacaagtacaaagtcatcatgtacaataaatccgtgggaaagcatgtaaaaaacatttaaaaacagatgcattttgtttaaagcaaaggatttattttcttaccagGCTACAAGTGAAGCAACTTTTTACGCcttctaaagtctcataatcggtcctcatttatgtccaagagactcaataataatcttttacattttcatccatatttaaaagcatttttgtgatgCTGCGCAcccatgtatgtgataagcaaaccctcGTTGTCCTCTCGTTTATAGGCACATATATCTAacacgctcattaaataacaaaaacatattgcgccatagactttagagcaggtttttgttggtcaatggcgtagtctattttagttgcctcaaaatagcaatgcgccaactatgtgcctgaacacacctcgttttcagaccagaacgcccatgtgcgcaaatgcatttgctatttaaacaacgtggcgctaaacgtgaaaattatatttgtgctgggttgaaactagcaaaatgTGCTGCATTGCGTAGGGTGTATGGTAGGGCCCTATGTGTCTATGTGTAGCTGCTAAATGGCACCAATTAAATAGATGGGTGTGgatgtaaatttaaaaaatgtgttgcgTATTTGAAGTTTTAAAAATACAGAGTGTTATACAAGATCATGCTGACAACCTCACACCTTTTATGCAAGCAAGCAAACCTACCCACTTTACAGAACTCTGCAGCATAAAGTTTTCAGATATCAAAACATATTTACAATTGTATTAGTTAATTAATTTCCTAACTCAGGCGTAGGCATCATCAGTGCTGAGTGCcgtgtcctgcagattttagctccaatcCTGATTAAACCTTGCCTACCTGTAGTTTTCAGGTGACCTTGATTAGCTATTTTaggtgtgcttgattagagttggagctaaactctgcaggacagagactccaggaccgacgttgcctaccccttAACCTAAACTAACAATACTTGTATAGCATCTGGTGAGCTATGTTTACGTATGTGGGAATTATAGCTTAATAAGTTAGTATATGAGAACATGCCTAGAAACTCCTCTCGGCCTTAGCAACCCTatcataatctaaaaaaaatgttggtaaAAGGGAGACATAAAAGGGGTCATCATGCATCTGCGTCTCATTTCTTATAGTAATTTCTTTAAAACCTAAATGCATCtgtaaaagtgtaaaattaTCAAGCAAAGGGATAAagtaaatatacataaatatatttataaaaacatacaatgtCACATTTTACCTTTCTTGTTGTGATATTAATGCATGTGTTGTTCACAGCTCAGATGTTCTGTATGCAGCTGTGGCATTCAAAACTTCCCCTAAAGACCGCACACCATCACCAGAGAGGTATTGTGCATTTTAACTCAGTCAGTCTCTAAAACTGTAAActgcacatttattttataaaatattttttatacagtatgtgttgtGGGGACATTTTTATACATTATATTCCCTTCCCTAAACCTTAAACCCAACCCtgacagaaaactttctgcttcagattttcaagaaacatcacgTGCGTGTGTGGGGCCGTTAAACGGCATCAACTAAATAAATGTGTTGCGtatttgaagttttaaaatacagagAATTATACAACTTCATGCTGACAACCTCACACCTTTTATGCAAGCAAGCAGCCCTACCCAATTTAGGGAACTCTGCAGCATAAAGTTTTTAGATATCGAAACATATTTACAATTGTATTAGTTAATTTATTACCTAACTCAGGGTTAGGCAGCATCAGTCCTGAGTTCcgtgtcctgcagattttagctccaatcCTGATTAAACCTTGCCTACCTGTAGTTTTCAGGTGACGCTTTAGACCAGGGGTcaccaatcctgctcctggaaggccagtgtctctgcagagtttatgTCCAACCctataatcaaacacacctaaagCAGCTAATAATGTGTTTCAGGTGTGTtggattagggttggagctaaactttgcagagacaccggccctccaggagcaggattggtgACTCCTGCTTTAGACTGCTTTTAGATTAGCTATTTCAGGTGTGCTTGATCAGAGCTAGACTTAAACTGTGCAGAACATTGGCACTTCAGGACcagtgatgccggtaacgcgttacttagtaacgcgttactctaattttaccactttttttagtaacgagtaatctaacgcgttaatatttacaaaccagtaatcagattaaagttacttatccaagtcactgtgcgttactatttttgaaattttccttagtaaaatatatattttcttgtatatttcttcttgcgtctcgggaggtgaagtcaggtgtgcgacaagtcacgttttcagcacgaggaccactcaggtcacgtgtaagcgacacaaacgtaaacaacgtacaatggagagagaagagagatgcagctacaaaaacactacgtcaaattaaaaaaaaaaaaaaaacatttggaatcGCGGCACGGCGCAGACAGTGAAACTAAGAGCAAGTCCCACCCGGTGATGCGAAGCAGTGAGCAGGAGTTcatccactacccaaacaacaaaagctggacttcagtgcaaaaccagtaagtgtgggagagttgaagaacgaaagtaacaaagcgattttctccgagccctgataacatctgcatctcactatgacagcatattagcacataacctctgaaagagttgacaaatatcgcgttatttactcaccgattgccacgtgtagatccagaactgtgttttcaaccatgataagtacattccaaaagcggtctttttttcttacaacgcgttgtgtttctcgtttcatgtgttacaatactgataaatctacaaggtatataacatcctgaagacttctcagtttttcaaaattaaagtaagtcgagtttatagagtaagtagatcctgtcgggtcaaaagtaacatt
This sequence is a window from Misgurnus anguillicaudatus chromosome 24, ASM2758022v2, whole genome shotgun sequence. Protein-coding genes within it:
- the LOC129438926 gene encoding sialoadhesin-like, which translates into the protein MLTHQIRQQTGIYIQTKAGVDEDAINTSILSNVFLTGVLLYETLAWEVRMPSEIHGLKGSCLVIPCSYSYTSNPPNNPHRVVWYQWVSRGYPLVYDPWYTDYVIYKFRGKTDIYNPTNSDRDCSLLIKSVNPSHNGDKIYAWIDPDTIGWRTYKFYDVTSTIIVYTNPQQPIINISGGLKIGDSITVACYTLHTCPYSKPNIILNGIEGSDKIDDVRMENGRWKITLTRTGVVKAERSDIECTVTHHGGITTRATKSQSAKCVHYNITIEPKLAADIIEGVYMNFTCTVHHSCLKNPPILSWNFENMSVKNEKKLTGFELVTFSTITFLGEKKDDGKKLICTANISGQKITASVDLHLQRVHSSIIIEPKLAADIIEGVDMNFTCTVHHSCQMNPLILSWNYENMPVKDGKKQLTGFEWATFSTITFLGAKTDDGKKLICATNISGQKITASVDLHVQQSPKPVPPVQDNISVSQNEPELRTFDMKTIGFYILAPSFAFLLICIFAGVIIYKNCNRSSPANPQESQSKQRSNDLYAAAANIPSPKSSNDLYASPARIPSAKRYCPFKPSRSLKKSVICFINYFCAVL